AACCTTTGGCCCCGCAGCCGCATTCCCTGGCGGACAGATCCAGGATCGGATTGACCACTTTGAAGTGGCCCCCTTCATTAGCATACGGAAAGATCTCTTTTTTCCCATCAACTATCGCAAAGCCGTAGCCGGTGCCGATCCCGTGCCAGATGACAACATCATCCCCCCGGCCGACCCCAAACATCGCTTCACCCATCACAGCGGAGCGGGCGTCATTGAAACCAAGGATCCTCATACCGGTCGCGGCCGACAATTCGGCAATAAAGCCATTGAAACCAAAGCTGAGGTTTGGCGGGGAAAAGAGCGGCTCACCGGTTTTCTCGTCGATTGGGCAGGGAAAACCGATCCCGCCGGTCGTAACCCCTTCAATCTCCAGCCGAGAGATCTCCAAGGCTGACCTTTCTGCCAATTCCTTCGCGCTGGAAAATCCGGCCATCGGCAATTTCACCGATTTTTCGATCTGGCCTTGTTTCACGACCGCCAAACGTAAATTGGTCCCACCGATATCTCCTGCCAAAACCCGGCGCACCGGCCTATTAACATAATTCGCAACTCTGCTGCTGACACTCATTGTTTTCTCCCTTCAATATTTCATTCGTCTCATCTGTTTATCATAAAGTGCCCTTGATAATTTCAATTGTTATTTGTGATGAGTGAAAGCAGGTTAAGGAAGAAGCGCAGAAATCTCCTGGTCCGTTAAATACCGCCACTCTCCGGGCCGCAGCTCTCCCAGGGTTAATTTCCCAAGACG
The nucleotide sequence above comes from Candidatus Margulisiibacteriota bacterium. Encoded proteins:
- a CDS encoding ROK family protein; this translates as MSVSSRVANYVNRPVRRVLAGDIGGTNLRLAVVKQGQIEKSVKLPMAGFSSAKELAERSALEISRLEIEGVTTGGIGFPCPIDEKTGEPLFSPPNLSFGFNGFIAELSAATGMRILGFNDARSAVMGEAMFGVGRGDDVVIWHGIGTGYGFAIVDGKKEIFPYANEGGHFKVVNPILDLSARECGCGAKGCAEAYVSGTAMAKHYLQLTGKDLTGKEVGDAFLAKETLAIKVVNEAMAHLALAISTSHALTLKGIHVLGGGVAQIGQPLLDTLKMMLRSPGIVSWPQQNDLSSKVVLSALGDDAGLLGAAVLAEISVNP